The genomic stretch TAGTAGTTTGGTTTTCGGTCCTTGATCAGGGCCTGCATTTTCCGAAAGGATATGATCCTATCGTACCGACGTTTTTTCATTTGGATGTCGGCCACCATCGCTTGGGAGTCCGCCCGCTGGGCCTCCAAGATTTCCAGGCGTTCCGCATCGCTCATGTTCAAAAAATCACTACTGAGCACCTGGCCCATAAAGTCCAGTTGGCCCAGGGAATGTTCCATGATGCCGTTGAAGGCATTACTTATGGTCTCCACTTCATCGCCATGGATATAAGGGGAGTTCAAAATTTCCCGAAGATCGTCGCGGACCATCTGGAAAAGCTGTTCATTGTTGCGGGTAATGTCCCTAACGGCCTGATACTGTTTGACGGCATTGTTGACCTTTTCGATCTTTTCCCGGACGGCGTTGAGCTCGTCCACCATTTTCAGCAGCTCAGCAGTCTGCTTGGCGGATTCGATCAGTTGTTTCCCCAAGCTTAAAAAGTTGGTGTTGTCATACACCGGCATCCCCTGGGCCCCCGCAATGCGGGGAGATAGTAATAGGGCCAATGTTAGGGCCAGTCCTA from Flagellimonas oceani encodes the following:
- a CDS encoding conjugal transfer protein, giving the protein MRKNNTKILGLALTLALLLSPRIAGAQGMPVYDNTNFLSLGKQLIESAKQTAELLKMVDELNAVREKIEKVNNAVKQYQAVRDITRNNEQLFQMVRDDLREILNSPYIHGDEVETISNAFNGIMEHSLGQLDFMGQVLSSDFLNMSDAERLEILEAQRADSQAMVADIQMKKRRYDRIISFRKMQALIKDRKPNY